The proteins below are encoded in one region of Periplaneta americana isolate PAMFEO1 chromosome 11, P.americana_PAMFEO1_priV1, whole genome shotgun sequence:
- the LOC138709000 gene encoding ribosomal RNA small subunit methyltransferase NEP1 isoform X3 yields the protein MCVKVGNSFQLLNCDDHVNILKKYNREVGSCRPDIVHQCLLMLLDSPLNRAGLLQVYIHTEKNVLIEVNPQTRIPRTFKRFAGLMVQLLHKFSVRASDGPTKLLKVIRNPITDHLPVGCRKLGTSFSESKVVNPRDLVPSQDPITIVVGAVAHGKVCPEYVESSVSISNYPLSAALTCTKLCSGFEEVWGVV from the exons ATGTGTGTCAag gtggGAAACAGTTTCCAGCTGCTGAATTGTGATGATCATGTgaacatattaaagaaatataaccGTGAAGTTGGTTCCTGCAGACCTGACATTGTTCATCAGTGTCTTTTAATGCTACTTGATAGTCCTCTTAACAGAGCAGGGCTTTTACAG GTTTATATACATACCGAAAAGAATGTGTTAATTGAAGTCAATCCTCAAACAAGAATACCACGTACCTTTAAGAGATTTGCTGGATTAATGG TGCAACTTCTTCACAAATTCAGTGTAAGAGCATCAGATGGACCAACTAAACTACTGAAAGTGATTCGGAACCCAATTACAGATCACCTGCCAGTAGGCTGTCGTAAATTGGGTACATCATTTTCAGAATCGAAAGTAGTTAACCCTAGAGACTTGGTCCCGTCTCAAGATCCAATCACCATCGTTGTGGGTGCCGTCGCTCATGGAAAG GTTTGTCCAGAGTATGTTGAAAGCAGTGTCTCCATCAGCAACTATCCATTGTCTGCTGCCCTGACGTGTACCAAACTGTGCTCAGGCTTTGAAGAGGTGTGGGGTGTGGTGTAA
- the LOC138709000 gene encoding ribosomal RNA small subunit methyltransferase NEP1 isoform X1: MGKKRKLGNKEDDYEFDPVPKHLVVTHLRNQEKRLIIILENAQLETVKVGNSFQLLNCDDHVNILKKYNREVGSCRPDIVHQCLLMLLDSPLNRAGLLQVYIHTEKNVLIEVNPQTRIPRTFKRFAGLMVQLLHKFSVRASDGPTKLLKVIRNPITDHLPVGCRKLGTSFSESKVVNPRDLVPSQDPITIVVGAVAHGKVCPEYVESSVSISNYPLSAALTCTKLCSGFEEVWGVV, encoded by the exons ATGGGTAAAAAGAGGAAATTAGGGAATAAAGAAGATGATTACGAATTTGACCCAGTACCAAAACATTTGGTGGTAACTCATTTAAGAAATCAGGAGAAACGATTGATAATCATTCTTGAGAATGCACAATTAGAAACAGTGAAA gtggGAAACAGTTTCCAGCTGCTGAATTGTGATGATCATGTgaacatattaaagaaatataaccGTGAAGTTGGTTCCTGCAGACCTGACATTGTTCATCAGTGTCTTTTAATGCTACTTGATAGTCCTCTTAACAGAGCAGGGCTTTTACAG GTTTATATACATACCGAAAAGAATGTGTTAATTGAAGTCAATCCTCAAACAAGAATACCACGTACCTTTAAGAGATTTGCTGGATTAATGG TGCAACTTCTTCACAAATTCAGTGTAAGAGCATCAGATGGACCAACTAAACTACTGAAAGTGATTCGGAACCCAATTACAGATCACCTGCCAGTAGGCTGTCGTAAATTGGGTACATCATTTTCAGAATCGAAAGTAGTTAACCCTAGAGACTTGGTCCCGTCTCAAGATCCAATCACCATCGTTGTGGGTGCCGTCGCTCATGGAAAG GTTTGTCCAGAGTATGTTGAAAGCAGTGTCTCCATCAGCAACTATCCATTGTCTGCTGCCCTGACGTGTACCAAACTGTGCTCAGGCTTTGAAGAGGTGTGGGGTGTGGTGTAA
- the LOC138709000 gene encoding ribosomal RNA small subunit methyltransferase NEP1 isoform X2 translates to MHQLNTMVGNSFQLLNCDDHVNILKKYNREVGSCRPDIVHQCLLMLLDSPLNRAGLLQVYIHTEKNVLIEVNPQTRIPRTFKRFAGLMVQLLHKFSVRASDGPTKLLKVIRNPITDHLPVGCRKLGTSFSESKVVNPRDLVPSQDPITIVVGAVAHGKVCPEYVESSVSISNYPLSAALTCTKLCSGFEEVWGVV, encoded by the exons atgcaccaactcaATACAATG gtggGAAACAGTTTCCAGCTGCTGAATTGTGATGATCATGTgaacatattaaagaaatataaccGTGAAGTTGGTTCCTGCAGACCTGACATTGTTCATCAGTGTCTTTTAATGCTACTTGATAGTCCTCTTAACAGAGCAGGGCTTTTACAG GTTTATATACATACCGAAAAGAATGTGTTAATTGAAGTCAATCCTCAAACAAGAATACCACGTACCTTTAAGAGATTTGCTGGATTAATGG TGCAACTTCTTCACAAATTCAGTGTAAGAGCATCAGATGGACCAACTAAACTACTGAAAGTGATTCGGAACCCAATTACAGATCACCTGCCAGTAGGCTGTCGTAAATTGGGTACATCATTTTCAGAATCGAAAGTAGTTAACCCTAGAGACTTGGTCCCGTCTCAAGATCCAATCACCATCGTTGTGGGTGCCGTCGCTCATGGAAAG GTTTGTCCAGAGTATGTTGAAAGCAGTGTCTCCATCAGCAACTATCCATTGTCTGCTGCCCTGACGTGTACCAAACTGTGCTCAGGCTTTGAAGAGGTGTGGGGTGTGGTGTAA